Genomic window (Gammaproteobacteria bacterium):
GGATGAAGCCCGCCTCGCCCAGGTGATAGAGCAGCGTGAGCGCGGCCAGCACCCAGGTCATGGCCGCGATGCCGTAATTGCGCCGGCTGGCGCCACCGAGGATCTCGCGGCTTGCGAGCACCGCCAGCAGCACCGGGAACGCCAGGTCGGCCGCGGCAAGCCAGGGTTGCGGCAGCCCGCCGCCGATCATGGCGGCGAAGCGTCCCAGCAGCCAGCTGGCCACCAGCACCATCAGCAGCGGACCGCGCAGCGGCGGGCGTCCGGTCCAGGTGGCGACCGCGGTCAGCAGGAACCCGGCGACCACGGCCCCGCAGAATCCCAGCGCCATCTCGCGCGCATGCCACAGCGACGAGAGCGCAGCCGGCGCCCCTGGCCAGCGCAGGCCATGGAATGCCGCGATCCACAGCACCAGGGCGATCACCGCATAGGCGCCGGCAAGCAGGAAGAAAGCACGGAATGCAAAGCTGAAGAGCACGGAACTGCGGGTCGGGTTCATGGACGTTGGCGCCGGGCAACAGAGGCGGGGCGCCATTGTCGGTGAACGCCGGGCACAGCGCCAGACTCGCCGCCAGGCCCGCAGCTGGCCTGGCGGCGACGTGTCTGCACATCTCGAACCGGGTCAGCCCTTGCCGCGGCGAGCCGCCGCGCTGCTTGCCGCGGGCGCCAGCAGCGGCACCGGGGGCAGTACCCAGCCTTTCTGCTGGCGGCGGGCCGGGCCGGGAATGGCGTAGGCCACGGTGTCGCGGTCGGCGCGCAGGCGGGCGACGTCGATGCGCCAGCCGCGCTCCTCCCATTGCCGGCAGTACTCCCGGTAGCGGGCAATGCACTTGTCGGCCGGCACGAAGAATTCGCGGTTGGTCTGTTGCGGCGTGAGCTTCGGGTGCAGGGGCTCGAGCACGTAGCGGTCCTGCTCGGCCACGTACAGCGCGCGGTGCTCGAAGGTCTGGTCGTACTTCGGGTCGCCGAGGAAGTTGCGGCCGAACAGCACGTAGATGTGATCCGTGACCTCGTCCACGGGCGTGTGGAAGGCGAAGCCATGCATCCGCGCCTGGTCAGACGGGTGGATGTAGGTCCAGGTGCAGTGCGGGCCGAAATTGCCCACGCCGTTCTCGATCACCTTGTCGCCGCTGCGTCCGGCGGCGGCATTCATGTCGCGCTGGGCCAGGGTCGGTGCATCCATGCGGATGAAGCAACCCGTGCCCCAGGGCTCGTCCTTCAGGTCGAAATCCTTGACGTGGTAGTCGGGCTTCACGCCCAGGAAACCATGGGTCGGATGGGTGAACTCGTTGTGACCCGGGTCCATGGTGTTCTCGATCGAACGCTTGTAGTCGATGTTCCAGGTCATCTCGAGGTTGATGAAGCGCCAGGCCGGATCGTCGTACTCCGGGATGTCGATGACGGGAGGCCGCTCCGCCTCGGGAAGATCCCCGAGGAATACATGCACCAGGCCGTACTTTTCCTGCACGGGATAGGCATCCACGTGGGTGCGCTCGGGGATCCTGGCATCCGGGCCCAGCGACGGCAGCCGCACGCACTGGCCTTCGGCATTGAAGGTCCAGCCATGGTAGGGGCACTCCACGCAGTCGCCGCGGACCCTGCCATCCGCCAGGGCACCGCCGCGGTGGCTGCAGGTATCGCTGATGCAGCAGACCTTGCCGCTGCGGTCGCGCCACAGGGCGAAGTGGTGGCCCAGGATCTTCACCTTCACCGGGCGCTCCGCGCCGAAGGTGATCTCGCCGCTGCGCGCGGCGACGTACCAGAAATTGATGTACATGGAATGATCCTCCCGGGATGCCGGTGATGACGCAGGAAAGCCGCCTGCATGCGGTGCCGCCGAGCCTGGCTGCCAGCGCATCTATGCATGGCGTCCGCGCCGGCATCTTGACCTGCATCAGGCGCCCGGGTGATCCAGGTCATCACCACGTCGGGCGATCCGGTGCATCATGCGCCCGTCAGGCGCAGCGGCTGTTCCTATCGTGGTTTTCGACATCGTCATCGTCGGTGCCGGCCCTGCCGGCCTGTGCTTCGCGCGTTCGCTGGCGGGTTCGGGCCTCGAGGTCGCACTGGTCGAGGCGCAGGCCGAGCCCGACCTCGCCGATCCGCCATTCGACGGCCGCGAGATCGCACTGACCCACCACAGCGTGCACCTGCTGCGCCAGCTCGGCACCTGGGCGCAGATTCCCCAGCAGGAAATCCACGCGCTGCGCGACGCGCAGGTTCTCGATGGCACCGCGCTGCCGGGAATGCGCATCGACCACAGCGACGGGCCGCGTTCCCAGCTCGGCTACCTGGTCAGCAACCAGCTGATCCGCCGGGCGACGTTTGCCGTGCTGCGCGGCCAGGAGCGCGTGACGCTCCTCTGCGGGCGCCGCGTCACCGGCATCGAGCCGGGTGCGGAGCACTCGCGCCTGCGCCTCTCCGACGGGCAGTCGCTGCGGGCAAGGCTGGTGGTGGCGGCCGACAGCCGCTTCTCCGAGACCCGGCGCGCCATGGGCATCCCCGCCGACAGCCACGATTTCGGCAAGACCATGCTGGTCTGCCGCATGCGGCATGACCAGCCCCATCACCAGGTCGCCTGGGAGTGGTTCGGCTACGGCCAGACGCTGGCGCTGCTGCCGCTCGGCGACGGGGAGTCATCCGTGGTGCTGACGCTGCCGCACACGGATATCCAGGGCCTGATGGCCGCCACCGAGGCCGATTTCGCCGCCGCCATGGAACAACGCTTCCACGGCCGCCTCGGCCGCATGCAGCTGACGACCACGCGCCACGCCTACCCGCTGGTCGGCGTCTATCCCCGGCGCTTCACGGCGCAGCGCTTCGCGCTGGTCGGTGATGCCGCGGTGGGCATGCATCCGGTCACGGCGCACGGCTTCAACTTCGGCCTGCTCGGCCAGGACCTGCTCGCCCGGGAGGTGCTCGGGCTCGCAGCCGCCAGTGGCGGCACCGGCTACACTCGCGACCCGGGCGACGCGCGGATGCTGGCGCGCTACGGGCGTGACCTGCGGCGCGCCACCCGGCCGCTCTATCTCGCCACCCTGCTGATCACGCGCCTGTACACCAACGACGCGCCACCGGCGCGGCTGCTGCGCCGGGCAGTGCTGTCCGCCGCCGGCTCGCTCCCACCCCTGCGCCGCGCGGTGGCGCACAGCCTGATGCAGGCTGGCGACAGCAGGCAGGCGACGACACCGCTGCGCGGCCTGTTCCACGCCCTCCGTGGCTGAGCGCCTCGTCCGCGCAGCAGCGGATTCCACAATACGGATTTGCCGCAGTCGCCGCCTAGTGGTTTCCCGTATCGCTCGGTACGGCCGCGCCTTGGATACTTCACCCGCCTGAACAGGGCAATCCGGGTTGATCGCAACTCACAACACGATGGGAGCTGGGCCATGAATGTCTTCCCCCGATCACGATCACGCCGTGTCGGCCTCCTCGCCGCAGCGGGCCTGCTGGCCACGCTGGGCGCGCTGGCCGCCGGCGCCGACAAGAACGCACCGCTCGAGCACCAGGCCGAGGTGGCCCAGGGCAAGCCGGGCGCCGAAGCGATGGCCAGGGGCGCGGATCTCTACAAGAAGAACTGCGCCGCCTGCCACCAGCCGAACGGCCAGGGCCTCGAGGGCGCCTTCCCGCCGCTCGCCAAGTCCGACTTCATCGCCGCCAACCCGATGAACGTGCTGGAGACCACCGTCAAGGGCCGGCAGGGCAAGATGGTCGTCAACGGCAAGGAATACAACAACGTCATGCCGGCCATGAGCTACCTCAGCGACGAGGAGCTCAGCCACATCATCGGCTACGTGCTCAACAGCTGGGGCAACCCGGGCGGCATGGTGTCGCCGGAGCAGGTGGCCGATTTCCGCAAGGGCACCAGCATGGAAGCCAAGCAGGCCGCCGGCGAGCGCCATCCCGGCACCGGCGAGGCCGAGCAGGCCTACCAGTCGCAGCCCTCGCAGCTCACCGAGTTCCACGTCAGCAAGGCAAGCAACGCGCCGAAGATGACCGAGGCCGAGTTCCAGAAGGGCCAGCAGGTGTACTTCGAGCGCTGCGCCGGTTGCCATGGCGTGCTGCGCAAAGGTGCCACCGGCAAGCCGCTGACGCCGGACATCACCATCCCCAAGGGCACCGACTACCTCAAGGCGCTGATCAAGTTCGGCTCCCCGGCCGGCATGCCCAACTGGGGCACCTCGGGCCAGCTCACCGATGCCGACGTCGACCTGATGGCCCGCTACCTGCAGCACGATCCGCCGCAGCCGCCGGAGTGGGGCATGGCGGAGATGCGCGGCTCGTGGAAGGTCCTGGTGCCGGTGGGCGAGCGGCCGACCAGCAAGCAGAACAACCTCAACCTCGACAACATCTTTGCGGTGACGCTGCGTGACACCGGCGAGGTGGCGCTGATCGACGGCGACACCAAGAAGATCGTCACCACCATCAAGACCGGCTACGCGGTGCACATCTCGCGGCTGTCGCATTCCGGCCGCTATGTCTACACCATCGGCCGCGACGGCAAGATCGACCTGATCGACCTGTGGATGAAGGTGCCGCGCACCGTCGCCGAGATCCGCATGGGCCTGGAGGCCCGCTCGGTGGAAACCTCGAAGTTCAAGGGCTACGAGGACAAGTTCGCCATCGCCGGTGCCTACTGGCCGCCGCAGTTCGTGATCATGGACGGCGCCACGCTGGAGCCGTTCAAGATCGTCTCCACCCGCGGCATGACCGTGACCACGCAGGAGTACCACCCCGAGCCCCGGGTGGCGGCGATCGTCGCCTCGCACCAGAACCCCGAGTTCATCGTCAACGTCAAGGAGACCGGGCGCATCCTGCTGGTCGACTACAGCGACATCGGCAACCTCGCCATCACCACCGTCGATGCCAAGGAATTCCTCCACGACGGCGGCTGGGACTCCACGCTGCGCTACTTCCTGACCGCGGCGAACAAGTCCAATTCCGTGGTCGTGGTGGACTCCAAGGAGCGCAAGCTGGTCGCCAAGATCCCGGTCGAGGAGACCCCGCACCCGGGCCGCGGCGCCAACTTCAACCACAAGGAGTACGGCCCGGTGTGGGTGACCAGCGCGCTCGGCAACGACAACGTGACGCTGATCGGCACCGACCCGGACAAGCACCCGCAGTACGCCTGGAAGGTGGTCAAGGTGCTCCACGGCCAGGGTGGCGGCTCGCTGTTCGTCAAGACCCACCCGAAGTCACGCAACCTCTGGGTCGACACGCCACTGAACCCGGAACCGGCAATCAGCCAGAGCGTGGCGGTGTATGACATCGACAACCTCGATGCCGGCTTCCAGGTGCTGCCGATCGGCGACTGGGCCAACCTCGGCCCGGGCCCCAAGCGCATCGTCCAGCCCGAATACAACAGCCGGGGCGACGAGATCTGGTTCTCGGTGTGGAGCGGCAAGGAGGAGAAGTCCGCCATCGTCGTGGTGGATGACCGCACCCGCAAGCTGAAGACCGTGATCAAGGACCCCAGGGTCATCACGCCGACGGGCAAGTTCAACGTCTACAACACCGTGCACGACGTCTACTGACATGGCGCGCGGTACCATCCGTACCCTCAGCACCCTCGCGGCCGCGATCCTCGCGGCCGCGCCGGGTGCCCGGGCCGACAGCTTCACGGAGCAGCTGGCGACCTCGGTCAGGGAAAGCACCGTCAACCTCGGCTTCCGCTATCGCTTCGAGTCGGTGGATGACGACGCCTTCAGCAAGGATGCGTCGGCCAGCACCCTGCGCACGCGCCTCACGGTGGCGCCGAAGCCCATCAGCGGCTTCGGCGTGCTGCTGGAAGTGGACGATGTCCGCGACATCGGCACCGAAGGCCAGTTCAACGACACCCGCAACGGTGTCACCACGCGGCCGACCGTCGCCGATCCCGAGGGCACCGACGTCAACCAGGCCTACCTGCGCTACACGGGCCTGGAGGGCACGGACATCATCCTCGGCCGCCAGCGCATCCAGCGCAACAACGAGCGCTTCATCAGCGGCTCCGGCTGGCGGCAGAACGAGCAGACGTTCGATGCAGCCAGCATCAGCCACCGGTTCGATGACAGGCTGACCGCGTCCTACGCCTGGATCGGCCAGGTCAACCGCATCAACGGCCCGGACGACGGCACGCCACCGGCCGACTATGACAGCAACACGCACCTGGTCGATGCCAGCTACGCCTTCGGGCAGGCGCTGACGCTGTCCGGCTACTGGTACCTGATGGATTTCAGCAACGCCGACACGTCGTCCAACCAGACCGTCGGCCTGCGCGGCACCGGCAGCTTCGCCCTCGACGGCACCTGGAAGATGCCCTGGGCCGCCGAGTTCGCCACGCAGAGCGACAATGCCGACAACCCGGTCTCCTACCACGCCAACTATTACCTGGCGGAGATCGGCATCAGCTCCGCGAAGGTGGGTGTCAAGGCGGGCTACGAGGTGCTCGACGGCGATCGCGTCGCCGGCAAGGCCTTCCGCACGCCGCTGGCGACACCGCATGCCTTCCAGGGCTGGGCGGACAAGTTCGCCACCACCCCCAACCAGGGCGTGGAGGACTTCTACGTCGCACTGACCGGCAAGGCGCTGGGTGCCGACCTGCTGCTGCGCTTCCACGACTTCCGCGCCGAGGCAGGCAGCAGCGACTGGGGCACGGAGTTCGACTTCTCCGCCAACTGGCCCCTGGCGAAGCACTACGCGGTGCTGCTGAAGGGCGCCAGCTACGACGCCGATGACTTCGCGGCGGATACCAGCAAGTACTGGCTGATGCTCAGCGCCAACTTCTGAGAGGCCGGCAGCCGCCGGCCATCGCCCGGACCGTGAGGGGCGCCATCCGCGAGGCTGGCGCCCTTTTCTTTCATGTGGCCGGCGCGGCCACCCTCACTGGCGGACCAGTTCCCGCCAGCGATTGCTGGCGTAGACGCTGTTGAACGCCCACAGCCCCGGATTCAGCGACAGCGGGATGTGGAACAGCCAGCCCCACCTGCGCCGTTGCAGCACGCCATAGCTGGCGACGCCGAACAGCAGGGCCCAGGCGAGTACCGCCAGCGACCAGCCGTCACCGACGCCGGCAAGCAGCACGGCGACGGCGCTGACGGCGAGCCCGACGGCGCCGATGACGCCGCTGTAGCCGAGGAAGTAGCCCCACTTGTAGGAAAGCGTATCCGGCAGGCGCCGATTGAGCTCGGCATCCTTGCGATGGGCGAGCCAGAGGCTTGCCAGGAACCACAGGACCAGGAAGACAAAGGGCACCACGACGCTGACTGCGATGAGACCGTTCATGGTCATCTCCTCCGCTGACGCATGGCGGAATCCTGACATGTCGGCGACTGGCCGTGGCCACTGATTGCGCCGATTGCGGCAAGTACGGATGGCGACATCACGGGCCGCCTGCGGATTCCACGTATTTTGACCATGCCCCCCCTCCGGTAAACCTAGCAGCAGACTGGACGGAAGGCAGCACCATGGCCAAGCGCACGAAAGCACAGAGCTACAAGATCGCGAAGATCCTTCACTGGATTGCCTTCGTCTTCATCGTTTTCAACCTGCTTTCAGGCTGGCGCCTGGACAACTTCGAGCGGGACATCAAGATCGTGCTGATGATGGTCCATTCCAGCGTCGGCACGACCATCTTCATCCTCATGCTGGTGCGCTGGTGGTGGCGCAAGTCGAACAGGCTCTATGAGCCGCCACGCTGGTGGAAGCGGCCGACGATGGTGTTGCAGTGGGTGTTCTACCCGCTGGTCGTGACGCAGGTGCTGATCGGCGTCGCGCAGGCTGCCTTCGTGGACATCCCGATCCTGGGCTTCGGCTTCATCCCCTATTCGTCGCTGGCCGCCGACAACCCGGCAACCAGCAAGATGTTCCTGACCATGCACCAGTGGATGGCCTGGCTGCTGATCACCCTGACGATCATCCACGGCGTCGACCGCGGGCGGACCGCGTTCATCGACGAGGCACCGGTAGCCGGGCCTGCCTGAGCAACCCGCGGAGCGCCATCACGCTGACCAGACGGGCGTTTTCCCTGGCTGGTAGCTGTGGCAGATTGCCACAGTGACGGTTCTGGGACAGAGGTGTACGATTTGATACATCACTGTCCCAGCATCGGAAGCCAGCCGTGTCCAGCAGTGCCGCCCTCCCGTCGCCCGTCACCAGCAGCAAGGTCGCCAGCCGGCAGAGCCGCACGCGCGAGCGCATCCTCGCCGAAAGCACCCGGCTGTTCCTGACGCGCGGCTACGACAGCGTCAGCGTCGATGCCATCGTCGCGGCCGCCGAGGTGGCGCGCAGCAGCTTCTACCGGTTCTTCTCCAATCGCGAGGAAGTCCTGGCCAGCATCATGCGCCCGGTATTCGAGACCGGCATCGGCATGATGGGGGAGGTCGGGCAGCGGCCACCCCGGGAGGTCATGGGTGGCATCTGCGACGTCTACCTGCGCCTCTGGTCGGCCAGCCCCGACACCCTGCGGCTGGTCACGCGGACCGGTGGTGCGTATTTCCGCCTGTTCGAAGACCTGCACCGCCGCTTCCGCGAGCAGCTGATCGATGCCATGCGGCGCGTGGAAACCGCCGGGCTGCTCCTCAATGACAGTGGCATCAATTCGGCGCGGATCATCGCCCGCACCGCGGTGCCGATACTCGAGGTCTACCGCGACCATCCACGCATCGACACCCTGTTCCACCAGGCCATGAATGGCCTGCTCATCAAACCCGAGGCATAGCCATGACCACCGCCACCCTTCCCCATGTCGGCAGCAGCTTCAAGCGCGTGTTCTACCGGCCGCCCTTCGTGGGCATGCTCGCCTTCTTCGTGGTGTTCCTCATGCAGGGACTGGGCCACACGCAGATGGTCCTCATGGAGGCCATCTTCGGCGAGCGCTACGTCTACGAGTCCGCCTTCCTCACCGGCCTCATCGGCGCCATCTGCCTGTGGTTCGCCATGCGCAGCAGGAGCGAGGTCACCGCGACCTGGCTCGGCTTCTTCGCCGGAACCTGCCTGTGGACCGGCTGGGTGGAGTTCACCTACGTGTGGTCCGCCAACATGCTCAACGTCCCGGACCTGATGGACAAGTACGCGCCCGGGCAGATCGCCACCAAGGCCGAGTACCTGGTGATGATGTCCTCGGCGGGCGTGCTGCTGGCGACGCTGTTCCCGCTGCTGATGAATCGCGAGACGAAATGCAACATGTTCGCCTGGTTCCAGCGCAACCTGCGGCTGCGCACCGGCAAGCCGAGCCACGGCTACGAGCGCAACTTCGGCTACATCACCTGCCTGGAAACCATCTACGTCATCTGGTTCTGCTACCTGGTGCTGCTCTTCATCTACGATGACAACATCCTCGGCGACCGCCATCCGGTGACCTACGCCATCTTTTTCGTCACCACCGCCTGGTCGCTGTACCTGATCAACCGCCTGCGCCAGATGTGGAAGGTCACCACCGCGATCCGCTACGCCATCCCGACGGCGATCATCGCCTACAGCGCCTACGAGATCGTCGGCCGCTGGAACCTGTTCGCCGACATCTGGGTGGAACCCGGCAAGTACTGGCTGGAACTGACGCTGTTCTTCGGCGCGCTGATCGTCGCGGCGACGGTCGCCGTGCTGACTCCGCAGCACCAGAAGGCGGCACGCGACCGCGAGAACCGCGGGCAGCCCGCCTGAGGCCGCCCGGCCCTGCCGTCAGCGCGGCGGCGGCCAGGCGAGCGAGGTGTCGCGGACGTGGTAGGTCTTGCCGAGGCAGGCGGCCTGGCCCAGGCAGGAGACCGTGAGCGCCGCGAGATCCGCGCGGGTCATCGGCCCGATCCAGCCGTCGTCCTCGGTCAGTTCGGCCTTGCCGGTCGGCGGCGTGCCATCCGGCCATAAGCGCGTGTTGCGGATGATGGTGAACGGCAGGCCGCTCTGGCGCAGCACGTCCTCGCCGACGCCCTGGTCCTGCAGCCGGTCCAGCAACCCGGGCACGCGTTCCCAGCCCGCGGAGGCAAACTTGCCGATATTGGCACCCGCGCCGACCGCACTGCTGTGGATGAACTGGCGCACTCCGGCGGCCTTCGCCGCTGCGGTGAGCGGCGGCATCAGCTTGCCGTAGAAGTGCGTATCGCCATCCTCGACGCGCACCGCGGTGATGACCGCGTCCATGTGCCGCCCCCTGAATACCGCGTCGATGTCGCCCGGGTTCATGAGATCGCCCTCGACGAAGCGGACGGCCTGGCTGTCCAGGCGCCGCCGGTCGGATCCGGGACGGGTGAACACCGTGACATGATCGCCACGGGCCACGAGTCGACGGACGATTTCGGCACCGAGCTGGCCGGTGCCGCCGAAGACCATGACATCCCGCGGCGCTTCGGCTGCCGCCGTCGCCGTGGCCGGCACGCCGGCCAGCATCGGCAGCAACGCCAGCACCAGGGGAAGCAGCAGCGCCCCGAACAGGCCGCGGTGTCGGTTCATGTGGGCGGTCCTCCTCAAACTGGGCCAGTCATTGATCGTCCATCGCCACATCCTGCACGCCAGGCAGGGCCGCGAGGTACCGGGTCACTTCGGCGATCTCCTCCGCCGAGCCCGCCCGGATCACCAGGTGCAGTTCCTGTTGCGCGGGCCCGCTGCCCGGCCGCGCCTCGACATGCTGGAACCCCATGCCGCCCTTCACCAGCGCCGCCTCGATGTCGGCCTGCGAGGTCATGCGCGCATCGATGCGCAGCACCAGCGGCTGGTATTGCTGGCGGCGGATCATCAGGCGCCGCTCCAGCGGCTTGAGCCCGACGAGGATGGCGAGGATCAGCACCGTGGTGCTCACCGCCGCGAGATAGAGCCCGCCGCCGACGGCGAGGCCGATGGCCGCCACCGCCCACAGGCTGGCCGCGGTGGTCAGGCCGCGGACGATTTCCTGCCGCAGGAGGATGGTGCCGGCGCCGAGGAAGCCGATGCCGCTCACCACCTGGGCGGCCACCCGCGAAGGGTCCAGGGTGACATTCGCCTGCCCCAGCACGCCGGCGAAGCCGTAGGCCGAGACGATCATGAACAGTGTCGAGCCGACGCACACCAGCATGTGGGTGCGCAGGCCCGCCACCCAGTGCAGGCGCTCGCGCTCGAGGCCGATCAGGCTGCCGAGCAGGGCTGCAAGCAGCAGGCGCGTGATGAGTTCGGTGGCCGGCATCAGTCTTCCCCGGCCACGCCGTGGAACACCTCGGCGGCGATGATCAGCCCGTCCTCGCCGAAGCGCAGGTTTTCCGACATCCTGCGGACCCGACCATCGACCCGCGAGACATAGATGATGGCCAGCTCACGGCTCGCCGGGTCCCACAGCACACGGTCGACGGTGAAATGCAGCGTGCCGATGCCGGCGAGCGCCGCCCTCCAGTATGCGCGGAGCGCGGGCTTGCCATGGACCGTCGCCGTGCCCGCCACCGCCAGCGCGGTCGGGCTGGTGAAGACGATGTCATCGTGGAAGTGGGCCAGTACCGCCTCGACATCGGCGCGGTTCCAGGCCGCTGCCCATTGCGCGGCGAAGGTAGCGACTTCCTCGCGCCTCATGCTGCACCCGGCCCCGCCCGGCTACACGGTTCCCGGAAACGTGCCGTCCAGGGTCGAGGCGATCTTCACCTCGGGGATGTTGAACAGGCTCTTCCAGTCCCGGGCGATGAGCAGGTCCATCAGTTCGCTGGGCTTGCCGTCCTTCTTCTTCTCCATCTCCTCGTGCAGCGTGATCAGCGCGGCATCGACGGCGGGGCCGAACAGGTAGCGCAGGTACTCCATCGGCACGCGGGGATTCTCCTCGTCGAAGCGGCCCTCGGCATCGAAGCGCGGCGGCAGGATCGGCGGGATGTAATAGACGTTGGGCTCGGTGCCGTATTCCGGGTGCAGCGGGATCGCCACCTTCCACTCGTTGACCAGCTTGTGGATCGGACCGTCGTCCTCAAGGTAGCCGACGAAGCGCAGCCGGCCCGGGCACTGGCGCGCACAGGCCGGCGCGATGCCCTGCTCCACGCGCGGGAAGCAGAAGATGCACTTCTGCGTCTTGCGCTTGATGTAGTTGAAGTAGACCTTGTCATACGGGCAGGCCTGGTTGCAGAGGCGGAAGCCCTGGCACTTGTCCTGGTCCACCAGCACGATGCCGTCCTGTTCGCGCTTGTAGATGGCGCGCACCGGGCAGGCCTCGAGGCAGGCCGGCTTGGTGCAGTGGTTGCACAGCCGCGGCAGGTAGAAGTGGTAGTTGTTGGGGAACTCGCCGGAGGAGCTGTCCTCGCTCCAGTTCGGGCCATACTCCATCGGCTCGGGGCGCTGCAGGCGCTCCTCGGTGCCCTGGAAATAGACGGCCTCGTGGTTGAGCTGCGCGGGGGTGCCGTAGTCCTTGTCGTCGTGAAGGCCGCCGTACTGGAGCACGCCGTCCTTCCAGCCGGCCTTCTTGCCGTGCTCCTCCCAGTCGCGGGGATAACCCGGGCCGGGCTTGGTCTCGACGTTGTTCCAGAGCATGTACTCCTGGCCCGGCTCGTCGGTCCACAGGCTCTTGCAGGCGGCGGTGCAGGCCTGGCAGCCGATGCACTTGTTCAGGTCGATCACCATGGCGACTTGGCGCGTGGTCATGTCGGCGTCCTCTGGGGGCTCAGGCCCGGGCCGGTGCTTCGTACCTGTCGAAGCTCACCGTCGTATCATGAAAAGTCAGGTTCGGCACGTAGTTCGGTGCGCGGTAACCGATGTGCCCGTAGCCACCGACCAGCGAGGTCGGCTTGAGCAGGCCATCGGTGGAGATCACGGCGCTGAAGTTCTGCCGGTTGCGGAACATCATCGGGTCCCAGCCGTGGTACATGAACAGCTGGCCGCGGCCGAGGCCGCCGCTGAGGTGCGCCATGGCGACGAAGGAGCCGTGGTTGTTGAAGACGCGGACCAGGTCGCCGTCCGCCACGCCCTTCTCCCTGGCGTCCTCGGCATTGACGTAGACGTCCGGCTCCCCGCGCTGCAGATGCAGCATCAGCCAGTCGTCGCGGCACCAGCTGTGGATGCCGTGGCGCGCGTGGCCCATGAGCAGACGGCCGCTGTGGCCGGGATTGGCCAGCGGTGCCTTGTGCACCGGCAGTTGCTCGCCCTCGGCGAGGAACCAGTCGTGGTCCATGTAGTACTGCTGGCGCCGGGTCAGGGTCTCGTAGGGAACCTTGTCGCGGGTGCTGGCCAGCGTCTTGTAGGAGTAGGGCGACTGCGGGCCGAACTGCGTGGAGCTGGAGTCGTTGACCCGCACGAAGCCCTTCTTCGCCAGCTCCGCGTAGCTGGTCTTCGGAATGCCGAAGGAATTGTCGAGCAGGAACTGCACGATGTCGCGGTTGTCGCGGATCCTGCCGCCCAGCGTCATCAGCTCATGCAGCTTCGTGTAGTCGTGCTCGATCGGCTGGCCGTTGAAGCTGTCCTTGATCGGCGGCAGGTTGCGGGCCTTCGCCTGGTCGCTGATGGCCGTCGCC
Coding sequences:
- a CDS encoding aromatic ring-hydroxylating dioxygenase subunit alpha, producing the protein MYINFWYVAARSGEITFGAERPVKVKILGHHFALWRDRSGKVCCISDTCSHRGGALADGRVRGDCVECPYHGWTFNAEGQCVRLPSLGPDARIPERTHVDAYPVQEKYGLVHVFLGDLPEAERPPVIDIPEYDDPAWRFINLEMTWNIDYKRSIENTMDPGHNEFTHPTHGFLGVKPDYHVKDFDLKDEPWGTGCFIRMDAPTLAQRDMNAAAGRSGDKVIENGVGNFGPHCTWTYIHPSDQARMHGFAFHTPVDEVTDHIYVLFGRNFLGDPKYDQTFEHRALYVAEQDRYVLEPLHPKLTPQQTNREFFVPADKCIARYREYCRQWEERGWRIDVARLRADRDTVAYAIPGPARRQQKGWVLPPVPLLAPAASSAAARRGKG
- a CDS encoding TetR/AcrR family transcriptional regulator — translated: MSSSAALPSPVTSSKVASRQSRTRERILAESTRLFLTRGYDSVSVDAIVAAAEVARSSFYRFFSNREEVLASIMRPVFETGIGMMGEVGQRPPREVMGGICDVYLRLWSASPDTLRLVTRTGGAYFRLFEDLHRRFREQLIDAMRRVETAGLLLNDSGINSARIIARTAVPILEVYRDHPRIDTLFHQAMNGLLIKPEA
- the ubiM gene encoding 5-demethoxyubiquinol-8 5-hydroxylase UbiM yields the protein MVFDIVIVGAGPAGLCFARSLAGSGLEVALVEAQAEPDLADPPFDGREIALTHHSVHLLRQLGTWAQIPQQEIHALRDAQVLDGTALPGMRIDHSDGPRSQLGYLVSNQLIRRATFAVLRGQERVTLLCGRRVTGIEPGAEHSRLRLSDGQSLRARLVVAADSRFSETRRAMGIPADSHDFGKTMLVCRMRHDQPHHQVAWEWFGYGQTLALLPLGDGESSVVLTLPHTDIQGLMAATEADFAAAMEQRFHGRLGRMQLTTTRHAYPLVGVYPRRFTAQRFALVGDAAVGMHPVTAHGFNFGLLGQDLLAREVLGLAAASGGTGYTRDPGDARMLARYGRDLRRATRPLYLATLLITRLYTNDAPPARLLRRAVLSAAGSLPPLRRAVAHSLMQAGDSRQATTPLRGLFHALRG
- a CDS encoding c-type cytochrome is translated as MARGADLYKKNCAACHQPNGQGLEGAFPPLAKSDFIAANPMNVLETTVKGRQGKMVVNGKEYNNVMPAMSYLSDEELSHIIGYVLNSWGNPGGMVSPEQVADFRKGTSMEAKQAAGERHPGTGEAEQAYQSQPSQLTEFHVSKASNAPKMTEAEFQKGQQVYFERCAGCHGVLRKGATGKPLTPDITIPKGTDYLKALIKFGSPAGMPNWGTSGQLTDADVDLMARYLQHDPPQPPEWGMAEMRGSWKVLVPVGERPTSKQNNLNLDNIFAVTLRDTGEVALIDGDTKKIVTTIKTGYAVHISRLSHSGRYVYTIGRDGKIDLIDLWMKVPRTVAEIRMGLEARSVETSKFKGYEDKFAIAGAYWPPQFVIMDGATLEPFKIVSTRGMTVTTQEYHPEPRVAAIVASHQNPEFIVNVKETGRILLVDYSDIGNLAITTVDAKEFLHDGGWDSTLRYFLTAANKSNSVVVVDSKERKLVAKIPVEETPHPGRGANFNHKEYGPVWVTSALGNDNVTLIGTDPDKHPQYAWKVVKVLHGQGGGSLFVKTHPKSRNLWVDTPLNPEPAISQSVAVYDIDNLDAGFQVLPIGDWANLGPGPKRIVQPEYNSRGDEIWFSVWSGKEEKSAIVVVDDRTRKLKTVIKDPRVITPTGKFNVYNTVHDVY
- a CDS encoding alginate export family protein, yielding MARGTIRTLSTLAAAILAAAPGARADSFTEQLATSVRESTVNLGFRYRFESVDDDAFSKDASASTLRTRLTVAPKPISGFGVLLEVDDVRDIGTEGQFNDTRNGVTTRPTVADPEGTDVNQAYLRYTGLEGTDIILGRQRIQRNNERFISGSGWRQNEQTFDAASISHRFDDRLTASYAWIGQVNRINGPDDGTPPADYDSNTHLVDASYAFGQALTLSGYWYLMDFSNADTSSNQTVGLRGTGSFALDGTWKMPWAAEFATQSDNADNPVSYHANYYLAEIGISSAKVGVKAGYEVLDGDRVAGKAFRTPLATPHAFQGWADKFATTPNQGVEDFYVALTGKALGADLLLRFHDFRAEAGSSDWGTEFDFSANWPLAKHYAVLLKGASYDADDFAADTSKYWLMLSANF
- a CDS encoding cytochrome b/b6 domain-containing protein, which gives rise to MAKRTKAQSYKIAKILHWIAFVFIVFNLLSGWRLDNFERDIKIVLMMVHSSVGTTIFILMLVRWWWRKSNRLYEPPRWWKRPTMVLQWVFYPLVVTQVLIGVAQAAFVDIPILGFGFIPYSSLAADNPATSKMFLTMHQWMAWLLITLTIIHGVDRGRTAFIDEAPVAGPA